From a region of the Vaginimicrobium propionicum genome:
- the cimA gene encoding citramalate synthase: MTHRLAMPEVFHLYDTTLRDGSQQEGMHLSVTDKLRIAKLLDELGVTFIEGGWPGANPADTEFFRVANEKLELKNAKLVAFGSTRKAGGRAADDPLLQDLVGAGTEYVCIVAKAHDAHVYEALKTTLDENLEMIRDTVSFLVGSGKKIFVDCEHFFDGYLNNPTYALEVVRVAAEAGAQVVILCDTNGGMLPHEVGDIVSAASAIGVDLGVHCHNDSGCAVANTLTALDAGAMHVQGTINGYGERTGNMDMATLIPDLQLKYRWQVITPAQLQSLTAISHSIAEIAHQTLQPRQPFVGHSAFAHKAGLHASALRVNEDLYQHVPPSTVGNDMRMLISNMAGRANVQVKGEELGLDLSDRTRAGEVADLVKKREAAGYVYEVADASFELLVREFLGVLERPFHVQGWRVIASEEAGDEESNSEATVRLVAGGERQAVIGEGNGPVNALGDALVRALKPAFPQVGEYDLTDYKVRILDEEAGTDAVVRVLIDTTDGRSTWTTVGVGTDVIEASWEALSDAYLFGLVKGYGESAS, from the coding sequence ATGACACATCGATTGGCGATGCCGGAGGTGTTTCACCTCTATGACACGACCCTAAGAGATGGGTCTCAGCAGGAGGGGATGCATTTATCGGTAACCGATAAGCTGCGCATCGCCAAACTGCTGGACGAATTGGGTGTGACATTCATTGAGGGCGGTTGGCCTGGGGCAAACCCGGCTGATACAGAATTTTTTCGTGTCGCTAACGAGAAACTTGAGTTAAAGAATGCCAAGTTGGTGGCTTTCGGCTCGACCCGTAAAGCGGGTGGTCGTGCAGCCGATGACCCGCTTTTGCAAGACTTAGTCGGTGCTGGCACCGAATATGTTTGTATTGTTGCTAAGGCTCATGATGCTCACGTTTATGAGGCGTTGAAAACCACTCTTGACGAGAATCTAGAAATGATTCGCGACACGGTATCTTTCCTTGTCGGATCCGGGAAAAAGATATTTGTCGATTGTGAACACTTCTTCGACGGTTACCTAAATAACCCGACTTACGCCTTGGAAGTAGTGCGGGTAGCTGCCGAGGCGGGTGCTCAAGTTGTCATCTTGTGTGACACTAACGGTGGCATGCTGCCTCACGAGGTTGGCGATATTGTTTCTGCCGCTTCGGCAATCGGCGTGGATTTGGGTGTGCATTGCCACAATGATTCTGGTTGTGCGGTAGCTAATACGTTGACAGCTCTGGACGCGGGAGCGATGCACGTTCAAGGAACTATTAATGGCTACGGGGAACGTACCGGGAATATGGATATGGCAACGCTCATCCCCGATTTGCAGTTGAAATATCGTTGGCAAGTAATAACGCCTGCCCAGTTACAATCTTTGACGGCGATTTCGCATTCGATTGCAGAAATTGCTCACCAAACTTTGCAGCCGCGTCAACCGTTCGTTGGTCATTCTGCCTTTGCCCATAAGGCTGGTTTGCATGCGTCCGCGCTTAGGGTTAATGAGGATTTATATCAGCACGTACCGCCTTCGACGGTAGGTAACGACATGCGGATGTTAATTTCTAATATGGCTGGACGGGCAAATGTTCAGGTTAAGGGTGAAGAACTCGGCTTGGATCTGTCTGATCGTACCCGTGCTGGTGAAGTGGCGGATTTAGTGAAGAAGCGTGAAGCTGCTGGGTACGTTTATGAGGTTGCTGACGCTTCTTTTGAGCTGTTGGTTAGAGAATTTTTAGGGGTCTTAGAACGTCCATTCCACGTCCAAGGTTGGCGAGTTATTGCTAGCGAGGAAGCCGGCGATGAAGAGTCTAATTCTGAGGCTACCGTTCGACTGGTTGCTGGCGGAGAACGTCAGGCAGTAATTGGTGAAGGCAACGGCCCAGTGAACGCTTTAGGGGATGCCCTAGTCCGTGCGTTGAAACCAGCTTTTCCTCAAGTTGGTGAATATGACCTGACTGATTACAAGGTGCGTATTTTGGATGAAGAGGCGGGCACGGACGCTGTCGTGCGGGTGTTGATTGATACTACTGACGGGCGTAGTACCTGGACGACTGTTGGGGTGGGTACCGACGTTATAGAAGCCAGTTGGGAGGCGCTGTCTGACGCCTACCTTTTCGGCCTGGTTAAGGGTTACGGGGAAAGCGCCAGTTAG
- a CDS encoding fumarylacetoacetate hydrolase family protein, with amino-acid sequence MRIARFVAPGANPQFGLVELASDQGSNPDTIAAIDSDPLAGVPVNYTGERFNLADVRLVSPVIPRSKVVAVASNYAAHIAEMGVKTPSRPIFFFKPNTTVIGPGDAIVCPPECENLHYEGELAVVISRVCKRVPIERVGEVIFGFTCANDVTARDLQAKDHQWSRAKGWDTFCPLGPWIVSHIGLQEAGDLTIQTRLDGELRQDASTAEMLRPISELVSLISDFTTLLPGDVILTGTPAGVGQMNAGQQVSVTIEGIGELSNPVVNE; translated from the coding sequence ATGAGAATTGCACGATTTGTTGCGCCAGGCGCTAACCCACAATTTGGGTTGGTAGAGCTAGCCAGTGACCAGGGGTCTAATCCGGATACTATTGCCGCCATCGATTCTGACCCGCTGGCCGGGGTGCCCGTTAATTACACGGGTGAGCGTTTTAATCTGGCTGATGTCAGGTTGGTTTCCCCAGTCATTCCACGCTCGAAAGTGGTGGCGGTGGCATCCAATTATGCTGCGCATATTGCTGAGATGGGGGTTAAAACACCTAGCAGGCCAATTTTCTTTTTCAAGCCGAACACTACGGTTATAGGTCCTGGGGATGCCATCGTGTGCCCGCCCGAGTGTGAAAATCTGCATTATGAGGGTGAGCTGGCAGTTGTCATTTCTAGGGTGTGTAAGCGCGTCCCGATTGAGCGTGTGGGTGAAGTAATTTTTGGGTTTACCTGCGCCAATGATGTGACTGCCCGTGATTTGCAGGCCAAAGATCATCAGTGGTCTAGGGCGAAAGGTTGGGATACTTTCTGTCCGCTAGGCCCGTGGATTGTTTCCCATATTGGTCTTCAAGAGGCTGGCGATTTAACGATTCAAACCCGTCTTGATGGTGAGCTTCGTCAAGATGCCAGCACGGCTGAAATGCTGCGTCCGATTAGCGAATTGGTTAGTTTAATCTCTGACTTCACTACTTTGCTGCCAGGTGACGTAATTTTAACAGGCACGCCGGCTGGTGTTGGTCAGATGAATGCTGGCCAGCAGGTTTCGGTAACTATTGAAGGTATTGGCGAACTGTCGAATCCGGTTGTCAATGAATAA
- a CDS encoding CPBP family intramembrane glutamic endopeptidase — protein sequence MNKPQSGAGYAQALRAGEHYVAIRNSLGGLLCCLIAYSVLVFAIAMALISLGWLLRGRPSSFSQFSADAMQFSYLEGVVGSHLGLASLIVVTMCVVRYVHKMSPKWLISMQPGMRWRYLLVCALIAVVGLNGVYWISRAGERLQVALPDNAFWWFAVVIVTSPLQAAGEEFLFRGYLTQAVGTLVSSSKVAVLFSAAVFALLHGSQNLPLFVDRFGFGLLAGAMVLLTGGLEASIAAHAVNNVFSFGYAIVGGGLVQARTMQTSTWGTTFWDLAAYAVTFAVCWWVSKRMNLATRAPKFDVGSNTR from the coding sequence ATGAATAAACCGCAATCGGGTGCGGGATATGCTCAGGCGCTGCGCGCAGGCGAGCACTATGTTGCGATCCGGAATTCTTTGGGTGGCTTACTATGTTGCCTCATCGCCTATAGCGTTCTAGTTTTCGCCATTGCTATGGCGCTTATCAGCTTGGGATGGTTGTTGCGTGGACGACCAAGCAGTTTTTCGCAGTTTAGTGCTGACGCTATGCAGTTTTCGTATTTGGAGGGCGTTGTTGGCTCGCACCTAGGGTTAGCTTCTTTGATTGTGGTCACGATGTGTGTTGTCCGTTATGTCCACAAGATGTCACCTAAGTGGCTAATTTCGATGCAGCCTGGAATGCGATGGCGTTATCTGTTGGTGTGTGCGCTTATTGCTGTTGTTGGCTTAAATGGCGTCTATTGGATTAGCCGGGCTGGCGAGCGGCTGCAAGTGGCTCTGCCAGATAATGCTTTTTGGTGGTTCGCCGTGGTGATAGTAACGAGCCCCCTTCAAGCGGCGGGCGAGGAGTTTCTGTTTCGTGGGTATCTGACGCAAGCAGTAGGTACTTTGGTGTCTTCGTCTAAGGTTGCGGTGTTGTTTTCGGCAGCTGTTTTTGCTTTACTTCATGGCAGCCAAAATTTGCCGCTGTTTGTTGATCGCTTTGGGTTCGGGTTATTGGCTGGCGCCATGGTTTTGTTGACTGGTGGTTTAGAGGCTTCTATCGCGGCGCATGCGGTAAATAATGTTTTTTCTTTTGGATACGCGATCGTCGGCGGTGGTCTCGTCCAAGCTAGGACTATGCAGACTTCGACTTGGGGCACAACGTTTTGGGATTTGGCTGCTTATGCGGTGACTTTTGCTGTTTGTTGGTGGGTGTCGAAGCGGATGAATCTTGCTACCCGAGCACCGAAGTTTGATGTTGGCTCAAACACCCGGTAA
- a CDS encoding DUF6547 family protein, with product MRDIQPVLLSGVSKGACPFGDIAGIHDTLAYINEMMDLEGLELHQDGESYPNDYFESPHYDFISRCGGDEWPE from the coding sequence GTGCGAGATATTCAGCCTGTTTTGTTGTCCGGGGTTTCCAAAGGGGCTTGCCCCTTTGGAGATATTGCGGGTATCCACGACACCCTTGCATATATCAATGAGATGATGGATCTGGAGGGGCTGGAGCTTCATCAGGACGGTGAATCCTATCCCAACGACTATTTTGAGAGCCCTCACTATGACTTCATCAGCCGTTGTGGCGGAGATGAGTGGCCGGAATAA
- a CDS encoding DUF4253 domain-containing protein — protein sequence MTDVYQKILAHDADALLDKMNGISFVVDPDRQDAITRGTLSSDDFDGEMDDASYHIESIEEKGLPIDPINAYNHMAIYLRWCMEHDLMGEEFLKEYGEVAKQVKADPASVDLRAFIQNELDGCLFFVLFDQKGRAFAGNYYGGGDSPYYPADVDDNALRFFGPERYHSNEFQDEAYLFIPFDEDYYQAMAKVIEERFTKWQGQDFDEDTLEPSELAEALMEYLDCECTYFPSMKDDDPIMSAYSYAKRESVKEGFVPVLIKADDETLLECLVMNADPKNDADIYEFDLKTVTEYRKKMLSTSFKDGKAVLQELTGQRKEEAEDDDMDWDEEILGEMEGGYENNRFSCYWDSDTDMTYPLILAKIPVKNPWEIFAYLPFGNWNDCPDTPQLMAAAKYWFEQHGAVPAAMSHDELEFLLPAPVPKEKAVDSAVELYSFCPDVIDQGPEDATVGALADVLRQSTVWYLWWD from the coding sequence GTGACGGATGTATATCAAAAAATACTGGCTCATGACGCGGATGCCCTGCTGGACAAAATGAACGGCATCAGCTTTGTGGTGGATCCTGACCGTCAGGATGCTATCACTCGTGGCACCCTTTCCAGTGATGATTTTGACGGTGAGATGGACGATGCCTCCTATCATATCGAGAGCATTGAGGAGAAGGGTCTGCCCATTGACCCCATCAATGCCTACAACCATATGGCCATCTACTTGCGTTGGTGTATGGAGCATGATTTGATGGGCGAGGAATTCCTGAAAGAATACGGCGAAGTGGCCAAACAGGTCAAAGCCGACCCTGCCAGTGTGGACCTGCGGGCATTCATCCAGAATGAGTTGGACGGCTGCTTGTTCTTTGTGCTATTCGATCAAAAAGGTCGTGCTTTTGCAGGCAATTACTATGGAGGGGGCGACAGCCCCTACTATCCTGCCGATGTTGATGACAACGCCCTCCGCTTCTTCGGCCCGGAGCGGTATCACTCCAATGAGTTCCAAGATGAAGCCTACCTGTTCATCCCCTTTGACGAGGACTACTACCAGGCCATGGCAAAGGTGATCGAGGAACGCTTCACCAAATGGCAGGGACAGGACTTCGACGAGGACACACTGGAGCCCTCTGAACTGGCTGAGGCGTTGATGGAGTATCTGGACTGTGAATGCACCTATTTCCCCTCCATGAAGGACGATGATCCCATCATGTCGGCATACAGTTATGCCAAACGGGAAAGTGTCAAAGAAGGCTTTGTGCCGGTACTCATCAAGGCGGATGACGAAACGCTGCTTGAGTGTCTGGTGATGAACGCCGACCCGAAGAATGATGCAGACATTTACGAATTTGACCTCAAAACCGTAACGGAGTACCGGAAGAAGATGCTCTCCACCTCCTTCAAAGACGGAAAGGCGGTTTTGCAGGAATTGACCGGCCAGCGCAAGGAAGAAGCCGAGGATGACGATATGGACTGGGATGAGGAAATCCTGGGCGAGATGGAAGGCGGCTATGAGAATAACCGTTTTTCCTGCTACTGGGATTCCGACACTGATATGACCTACCCTCTCATTCTGGCGAAAATCCCGGTCAAGAACCCCTGGGAGATCTTTGCCTACCTGCCCTTCGGAAACTGGAACGACTGTCCTGACACACCCCAGCTGATGGCAGCGGCCAAATACTGGTTCGAGCAGCACGGCGCGGTGCCTGCCGCCATGAGCCACGACGAACTGGAGTTCCTGCTCCCGGCCCCCGTCCCCAAGGAGAAGGCCGTGGATTCAGCAGTGGAGCTGTACAGTTTCTGCCCGGATGTGATCGACCAGGGACCGGAGGACGCCACTGTGGGCGCGCTGGCGGATGTGCTGCGGCAGTCCACTGTCTGGTATCTCTGGTGGGATTGA
- a CDS encoding SMI1/KNR4 family protein: MDQKNLTAKLLDLVEGRETPESWRNWWDEHEPELEALLSRGEFLKLKPCRHGFQWVPVFGSQKGAIAILEKSGIAFEASNLYQERYLAELDAFCKEQERVQREKQKEFKASHPELFGQYPKFCKALAKVLDPTDKIQPAAAEEQIRDQESVLDFTLPSQVREFFLLTAGINVSTGVVLTLSGMFDLTIHGERYCVLGEFWKEADGDQLLLRPGEDTIWYYAHEQDKVRRLCNDMTELLEKKLAIYLNEH; encoded by the coding sequence ATGGACCAAAAAAACCTGACAGCAAAGCTCCTGGACCTGGTCGAAGGCCGGGAAACACCGGAAAGTTGGCGGAACTGGTGGGACGAGCATGAGCCGGAACTGGAAGCCCTGCTGAGTCGGGGTGAATTCCTGAAACTGAAGCCCTGCCGACACGGCTTTCAGTGGGTCCCGGTGTTTGGCAGCCAAAAGGGAGCCATCGCCATTCTGGAAAAGAGCGGCATAGCATTTGAAGCCAGCAATCTCTACCAGGAGCGGTATCTGGCCGAGCTGGACGCTTTCTGCAAGGAACAGGAGCGGGTGCAGCGGGAAAAGCAAAAGGAATTCAAGGCCAGCCACCCAGAACTATTTGGCCAATACCCCAAGTTTTGCAAGGCATTGGCAAAGGTGCTGGACCCCACGGATAAAATCCAGCCTGCCGCCGCGGAGGAACAGATCAGGGATCAAGAAAGCGTGCTGGACTTCACGCTCCCGTCCCAGGTGCGGGAGTTTTTCCTGCTGACCGCAGGTATCAATGTATCCACTGGCGTGGTTCTTACCCTTTCCGGGATGTTTGATTTGACCATCCATGGAGAGCGGTATTGTGTGCTGGGCGAGTTCTGGAAAGAAGCGGACGGCGACCAGCTCCTGCTCCGCCCCGGAGAGGATACCATCTGGTACTACGCCCATGAGCAGGACAAGGTAAGGCGCCTCTGCAATGATATGACAGAACTGCTGGAGAAGAAACTGGCGATCTATCTCAATGAACACTGA
- a CDS encoding immunity 17 family protein gives MYGVFEFLKAHYQYVLIAGGLLFLIGAIRDWKWVYQATGGDKARHAFIFEVWGEKGYRVFIGTCGLILTICGVVLLMLDKRQMSEKQ, from the coding sequence ATGTACGGAGTATTTGAATTTTTAAAAGCACATTATCAATATGTGTTGATAGCAGGCGGACTATTATTTTTAATAGGTGCGATAAGAGACTGGAAATGGGTGTATCAAGCAACAGGAGGGGATAAGGCACGCCATGCCTTTATCTTTGAAGTGTGGGGCGAGAAAGGTTACAGAGTTTTCATAGGTACATGTGGGCTTATACTTACGATTTGCGGTGTTGTGCTTTTAATGTTAGATAAAAGACAAATGAGTGAAAAGCAATAA
- a CDS encoding DUF4304 domain-containing protein: MKSNNKEMEPRKLCEEAWQEIASKFPDFKVLAKGQKLKRVAKNKDIIFEIYFQASRYNCEYSVKFIPHIGIYSKSIKKVGINHGLIYGGDLGSLSSGKPHEWWQLAGASYKYTVEEVSKLIKIHIIPIFDYFENTQANIDRILEGSCTSASLLYYMYYFAGKNKAQQYFNKILKENKMKSRYISFYESLKSIPTENLSLSYSEFSGAVMIKFAYLNGIEIEK; encoded by the coding sequence GTGAAAAGCAATAATAAAGAAATGGAACCCAGAAAATTATGTGAAGAAGCATGGCAAGAAATAGCAAGTAAATTCCCTGATTTTAAGGTGCTTGCTAAAGGCCAAAAATTAAAGAGAGTTGCTAAAAATAAAGATATTATTTTTGAAATATACTTTCAGGCAAGCAGGTACAATTGCGAATATAGCGTAAAATTTATTCCGCATATTGGTATTTACTCCAAATCCATAAAAAAGGTTGGTATCAATCATGGCCTTATATATGGTGGGGATTTAGGCTCGTTAAGTTCAGGAAAACCGCATGAGTGGTGGCAACTTGCAGGTGCAAGCTATAAATATACTGTGGAAGAAGTAAGCAAGCTTATTAAAATACATATTATTCCAATTTTTGATTATTTTGAGAACACTCAAGCCAATATTGATAGAATTTTAGAAGGAAGTTGTACATCAGCTAGTTTGTTATACTATATGTACTATTTTGCTGGGAAAAATAAAGCACAGCAGTATTTCAATAAAATTCTCAAAGAAAATAAAATGAAAAGTAGGTATATTAGCTTTTATGAATCATTAAAAAGTATACCTACAGAAAATCTCAGTTTGAGTTATTCCGAATTTTCTGGAGCAGTTATGATTAAATTCGCATATCTGAATGGTATTGAAATAGAAAAATAA
- a CDS encoding DUF695 domain-containing protein: MKYQKENRKEFFAYIDKLIDEDKYTECIDALESISIGERDYKACYQLARAYQNFAVIGDDNKGIPNFIGDKMLLKSIDTLNSVRAEGKDKAEWNMRMAYGYQYLADEEEKAIPYAMRWAELDPEDENALGVVKECKEEVEKRKQSVNAATERVITQETAEIDEDWGIYLCRAFACDLPAVIRLNLALMDFESTSNYPKRLRLQILYKNADDNGFPTREEGEYLYQVEDAVLEIIEKHGDILAGVVKCDERVHIFAYAKNESGYADEISEMISENFPDYVYTLAAVEDKDWKMYFNGLYPDNYEYQSIMNMRLIEAIKNDGDSLVPRILEHCLYFKTEEQRKAFLTKVIEEGFQKLESESNDDSEAYDTEYSYQLVVGREDDFENIDEIVWYLMDLAEEYDGVYDGWGCIAVK; this comes from the coding sequence ATGAAATATCAAAAAGAAAACAGGAAAGAATTTTTTGCGTATATAGACAAGCTTATAGACGAAGATAAGTATACAGAATGTATAGATGCATTGGAAAGTATTTCAATCGGAGAAAGAGATTATAAGGCATGTTATCAGCTTGCTCGTGCATATCAAAACTTCGCTGTTATCGGTGACGATAATAAAGGAATTCCTAATTTCATTGGTGATAAGATGTTGTTAAAATCCATAGACACTTTAAATTCAGTTAGAGCAGAGGGTAAAGACAAAGCGGAATGGAATATGCGTATGGCATATGGGTATCAGTATTTAGCAGATGAGGAAGAAAAAGCTATCCCCTATGCAATGCGCTGGGCGGAGCTTGATCCTGAGGATGAGAATGCTTTGGGAGTCGTAAAAGAATGTAAAGAAGAAGTGGAAAAAAGAAAGCAAAGCGTAAATGCGGCTACTGAGAGGGTTATAACTCAAGAAACTGCCGAAATTGATGAAGATTGGGGCATTTATCTATGCAGAGCATTTGCCTGCGATTTGCCAGCTGTGATTAGGCTCAATTTAGCTCTTATGGACTTCGAGTCAACTTCTAACTACCCTAAAAGATTACGATTACAAATATTATATAAGAATGCTGATGACAACGGATTTCCTACAAGAGAGGAAGGGGAGTATTTATATCAGGTAGAAGACGCCGTGTTAGAGATTATTGAAAAACATGGAGATATTTTGGCAGGCGTAGTGAAATGCGACGAGCGTGTACATATCTTTGCCTATGCCAAGAATGAGTCGGGTTATGCAGATGAAATATCTGAGATGATATCAGAAAACTTCCCTGATTATGTATACACATTGGCAGCAGTTGAAGATAAGGACTGGAAAATGTATTTTAATGGACTTTATCCTGACAACTATGAATACCAAAGTATTATGAATATGAGGCTCATCGAGGCAATAAAAAATGATGGCGACAGCCTGGTACCAAGAATTCTTGAGCATTGTCTGTACTTTAAGACCGAAGAACAAAGAAAAGCATTTCTAACGAAAGTGATAGAAGAAGGGTTTCAAAAACTTGAATCGGAAAGTAATGATGACAGCGAAGCTTATGATACGGAATATTCATATCAACTTGTGGTCGGAAGAGAAGATGATTTTGAGAATATCGATGAAATTGTCTGGTATCTCATGGATTTGGCAGAAGAATATGACGGGGTCTATGATGGTTGGGGTTGTATTGCTGTGAAGTAG
- a CDS encoding type II toxin-antitoxin system RelB/DinJ family antitoxin — MANVSFRTDDETKAQAAELFRDLGLDMSTAINMFLRQSIASNGIPFTPHRENFASAVARAQADSRTGASFNSVAELMADLNEAD; from the coding sequence GTGGCTAACGTATCTTTTCGGACAGACGATGAGACGAAGGCTCAAGCTGCGGAGCTATTCCGTGATCTCGGTTTGGATATGAGCACTGCCATCAATATGTTCTTGAGGCAGTCGATTGCCAGCAACGGCATTCCGTTTACGCCGCACCGCGAAAATTTCGCAAGTGCGGTTGCTCGCGCACAAGCCGATTCTCGCACCGGAGCTTCGTTCAATAGCGTTGCTGAGCTAATGGCGGATCTTAATGAGGCTGACTAG